One stretch of Corynebacterium callunae DSM 20147 DNA includes these proteins:
- a CDS encoding pyridoxal-phosphate dependent enzyme has translation MNLAEISAVAGINATIGHTPLVRLDRLSTRPDIHIWAKLEEFNPGRSTKDRTAAALVKAGIADGTLSAGVSVIESSSGNLGMALARECLLHGWPFHCVVDPRANPRALAIMKAFGAIVHLVERPDSETGDWLIARRALVHTLLKEIPNSISLDQYSNKAAFDAHAEGTMSEILHDLPNTPDVLMVAMSTTGTIGGCIKKLHEVGAATHVIGVDAQGSVLFGGARGVRTLPGFGAGVVPELATSVHPDEVVRVCDIDAVAGARILVKREGILAGASGGAVVAALLPKIKDLPAGSEVVIILHDAGAAYVDTIFDDAWVLENLGVRALELEQKMAQL, from the coding sequence ATGAATTTAGCTGAGATCTCCGCAGTGGCCGGGATAAATGCCACCATCGGCCATACTCCTTTGGTAAGGCTCGACCGCCTCAGCACACGCCCAGATATTCATATCTGGGCCAAACTTGAGGAATTTAATCCCGGTCGCAGCACTAAGGATCGCACCGCTGCAGCCCTGGTTAAAGCAGGAATTGCCGATGGCACCTTGAGTGCCGGAGTCAGCGTGATTGAATCCAGCTCGGGAAACCTCGGCATGGCTTTAGCACGGGAATGCCTTCTGCATGGTTGGCCTTTTCATTGTGTGGTGGATCCACGTGCCAATCCGCGGGCACTAGCCATTATGAAAGCCTTTGGCGCCATTGTGCACCTGGTGGAGCGGCCTGATTCTGAAACCGGTGATTGGCTAATTGCGCGCCGGGCACTTGTGCACACGCTTCTTAAAGAAATCCCCAATTCAATTTCGCTGGATCAATATTCCAATAAGGCTGCTTTTGATGCCCATGCTGAAGGCACCATGAGCGAAATCCTCCACGATCTTCCTAACACTCCGGATGTTTTGATGGTTGCTATGAGTACCACTGGCACAATCGGCGGTTGTATAAAAAAGCTGCATGAGGTGGGCGCTGCAACCCACGTAATCGGAGTGGATGCCCAAGGCTCAGTCCTTTTTGGTGGCGCCCGAGGCGTTCGTACCCTGCCGGGATTTGGGGCAGGTGTGGTGCCGGAATTAGCTACTTCTGTCCATCCTGATGAGGTTGTGCGGGTTTGCGATATTGATGCCGTTGCCGGTGCGCGGATCTTGGTAAAAAGAGAGGGAATTTTAGCAGGAGCCTCTGGCGGTGCGGTGGTTGCTGCATTGTTGCCCAAAATTAAGGATCTACCTGCAGGTTCAGAGGTTGTTATTATCCTCCATGATGCTGGTGCTGCTTATGTGGACACTATTTTTGATGATGCTTGGGTGTTAGAAAACCTCGGCGTGAGGGCCCTTGAACTTGAACAGAAAATGGCGCAGCTATGA
- a CDS encoding FAD/NAD(P)-binding protein → MSTPITVAIIGAGPRGLWAAEELLFQAKTHGVAVHIDMWDPQEVGIGAAYNPAQPDYWRLNVNASLIRSRTTTFNQWRTDSSDPFPPRALVGKFFQATFVELQENLPPGCTIKHIKKRADSLEQAGELWNVEGKLYHEVLLATGHAHSWDGALENALKVYPHAQLAQISAGRRVAVRGAALTFIDAVLALTEGRGGYFDEAGYHQSGKEPAKIYPFSRRGQFMEVKPDPGIFTINPEIINRYAAKIKIARDMDDFKEILSNCASDLLGTNDKSAVQAILACHGQEDPVAKLRLSLQVARGEVPPGAEWAVGQAWRSLYPAIVQRTSYGGRASLAGFAQLAAHLESLAFGPPPVNAQKILALIDAGIVDTAALSPAGRLPAVDATIDAVLPPPGLNSPLRNSPIAQLAAHNPGQWLDAQGGVVGLKHVAVVGRESENVVLGPDTLSRTLHNVIPRWAATVIKNSAPKTLANPRMMAIEPLTARLEPWAIDLLDDRQRCQEIVAEFGSPANVLHHAPLLRNCAELVAAGADAGVETRVFFARKANKALTFVDAIRDAGHGVDVASFRELQQVLNRGVKGENIILSAAIKPDPLLELALKNDVRISVDSVAELQRIRELASQLQLTASVAPRLAPNPARLPATRFGELLDVWIAQLPSLSKAIQLVGVHFHLHGYSANDRKTALQEAFVLIDAATAAGHRPSFIDIGGGVPMSYLDDAQQWESFHDSLQQMNAGHKQPFTWKGDPLANTYPFHQTPTRGAWLAEVLAGTAPEFIKRGLRLHVEPGRAVLDGCGVILARVAFLKHRSDGVPLVGVEMNRTQCRTTSDDILLDPILVPQPVDAWPGVGTHWEPGARGFLVGAYCIEDEVIIRRDMVFPEGIAVGDIIAIPNTAGYFMHIVESASHQIPLAKNVVWGAELSVDDIDI, encoded by the coding sequence ATGAGTACGCCAATCACCGTCGCCATTATCGGTGCAGGTCCCAGGGGTTTGTGGGCTGCAGAAGAATTGTTATTTCAAGCCAAAACCCATGGGGTAGCAGTCCATATTGATATGTGGGATCCCCAGGAAGTGGGAATTGGTGCAGCGTATAACCCAGCGCAACCGGATTATTGGCGGCTAAATGTTAATGCCAGCCTCATTCGTAGTCGCACCACAACATTTAATCAGTGGCGCACAGATTCCAGTGACCCTTTTCCGCCACGCGCGTTGGTAGGCAAGTTTTTTCAGGCAACGTTTGTGGAATTACAAGAAAACCTCCCGCCGGGCTGCACCATCAAACACATTAAAAAGCGAGCGGACTCTTTGGAACAGGCCGGCGAGCTGTGGAACGTGGAGGGCAAGCTTTATCACGAGGTACTTCTAGCAACCGGCCATGCCCACAGCTGGGACGGCGCTTTGGAAAACGCACTGAAGGTGTATCCGCATGCTCAATTGGCACAGATTTCAGCTGGTCGGCGGGTTGCTGTCCGTGGTGCTGCCTTAACTTTTATTGATGCTGTTTTAGCGTTAACTGAAGGGCGCGGTGGCTATTTTGATGAAGCAGGTTATCACCAAAGTGGAAAAGAACCGGCAAAAATTTATCCTTTCAGTCGCCGTGGCCAATTTATGGAGGTCAAACCAGATCCTGGGATTTTCACCATTAATCCCGAGATTATTAATCGATATGCAGCAAAAATTAAGATCGCCCGCGATATGGACGATTTTAAAGAAATTTTAAGCAATTGCGCCTCGGACCTATTGGGTACAAATGACAAAAGTGCTGTTCAGGCCATTCTTGCGTGTCACGGCCAAGAGGATCCCGTCGCAAAGCTTCGTCTTTCCCTGCAGGTTGCGCGCGGCGAGGTACCCCCTGGCGCCGAGTGGGCGGTAGGGCAGGCGTGGCGCTCGCTTTATCCGGCAATTGTGCAGCGCACCTCTTATGGCGGGCGCGCCAGTTTAGCTGGATTTGCCCAGCTTGCAGCCCATCTAGAGAGCTTAGCTTTTGGGCCTCCGCCAGTTAATGCGCAAAAGATTTTGGCGCTTATCGACGCCGGCATCGTCGATACCGCAGCCTTGTCACCGGCCGGCAGGCTGCCAGCAGTCGACGCCACAATCGATGCCGTATTGCCTCCACCAGGACTTAATTCCCCGCTCAGAAATAGCCCGATTGCCCAGCTTGCGGCCCATAATCCAGGGCAGTGGTTGGATGCTCAGGGCGGGGTGGTTGGCCTTAAACATGTGGCTGTAGTGGGCCGTGAAAGTGAAAATGTTGTTTTAGGTCCCGATACTTTATCGCGGACTCTCCATAATGTGATCCCGAGGTGGGCTGCAACAGTGATCAAAAATTCTGCACCAAAAACCCTAGCAAATCCGCGCATGATGGCAATAGAGCCGTTGACCGCCAGGTTGGAGCCTTGGGCTATTGATTTATTAGATGATAGGCAGCGCTGTCAAGAGATCGTGGCAGAGTTTGGCTCCCCGGCAAATGTGCTGCACCATGCGCCTTTATTAAGAAATTGTGCAGAATTGGTGGCTGCCGGTGCGGATGCTGGTGTGGAAACCAGAGTATTTTTTGCCCGCAAAGCCAATAAAGCTCTGACTTTTGTTGATGCCATTCGCGATGCCGGACACGGTGTGGATGTGGCAAGTTTTAGGGAGCTGCAACAGGTGCTTAATCGTGGGGTTAAGGGTGAAAATATCATTCTCAGCGCCGCGATTAAACCAGATCCATTGCTGGAACTTGCTCTCAAAAATGATGTACGGATTTCGGTGGATTCGGTTGCTGAGCTGCAGCGCATTAGGGAATTGGCTAGCCAACTTCAGCTCACAGCATCAGTGGCACCACGTTTGGCCCCTAATCCTGCGCGTTTGCCCGCTACCCGTTTTGGCGAGCTCCTTGATGTGTGGATTGCTCAGCTGCCCTCATTGTCTAAGGCAATACAGCTGGTGGGAGTCCATTTTCATCTACACGGATATAGCGCTAACGATCGAAAAACTGCCCTCCAAGAAGCTTTTGTGCTTATCGACGCCGCGACCGCAGCGGGTCACCGCCCCAGTTTTATTGATATTGGCGGTGGGGTACCGATGAGTTATCTCGACGATGCTCAGCAATGGGAATCATTCCACGATTCTTTGCAGCAAATGAACGCAGGCCATAAGCAACCTTTTACTTGGAAGGGTGATCCTTTGGCGAACACCTATCCTTTCCATCAAACTCCTACCCGTGGAGCGTGGCTTGCAGAAGTTCTTGCAGGTACTGCACCTGAGTTTATTAAGCGCGGATTGCGGCTCCACGTGGAACCGGGACGTGCAGTTTTGGATGGTTGTGGCGTTATTTTGGCACGGGTGGCATTTCTAAAACACCGCAGTGATGGAGTTCCTTTGGTGGGTGTGGAGATGAACCGAACTCAGTGTCGCACCACCTCGGACGATATTTTGCTAGATCCTATTTTGGTACCGCAGCCGGTCGATGCATGGCCGGGTGTGGGTACGCATTGGGAGCCAGGAGCTCGTGGCTTTTTGGTCGGCGCCTATTGCATTGAAGATGAGGTGATTATTAGGCGTGACATGGTCTTCCCGGAGGGAATTGCAGTAGGGGATATTATTGCCATTCCCAATACTGCGGGTTATTTCATGCACATTGTAGAAAGTGCTTCCCATCAGATTCCCTTGGCTAAAAATGTGGTGTGGGGTGCGGAACTTAGCGTTGATGATATCGATATTTAA
- a CDS encoding lipocalin family protein, translated as MRKVLIAVVTLMLLSTPIAAAQDVFDGGRVGGAVSNLSSGSSTPGAELSEVETPVNLEQYAGKWYQIAAVPQPFTLQCTNNTTAEYGVLDAQTISVRNSCGTPFGQTSVIEGSATVRSEASLRVNFPGIPFQDPNGPVNYRITYLAADYSLAIVGDPQRKSGFVLSRTPAISDQKWEEVRSTISARGWWDCSFLSSPTMGGRSDVTPLCLM; from the coding sequence ATGCGCAAGGTCTTGATCGCCGTGGTCACATTAATGCTGCTAAGTACCCCAATTGCTGCAGCTCAAGATGTTTTTGATGGTGGCCGAGTAGGGGGTGCTGTTAGTAATTTAAGCAGTGGTTCATCAACTCCTGGAGCTGAACTAAGTGAGGTTGAAACCCCCGTCAACCTCGAGCAATATGCTGGCAAGTGGTATCAAATTGCAGCTGTGCCACAGCCTTTTACTTTGCAATGTACCAATAACACCACGGCAGAATATGGGGTACTAGATGCCCAAACCATTTCTGTTCGTAATTCCTGTGGCACGCCTTTTGGTCAAACCTCAGTTATTGAAGGTAGCGCAACTGTGCGTTCGGAGGCTTCTTTAAGAGTTAACTTCCCGGGCATCCCTTTTCAGGATCCTAATGGGCCGGTTAACTACCGCATAACCTATCTGGCCGCGGATTATTCACTGGCAATTGTGGGAGATCCGCAGCGTAAATCCGGATTTGTACTTTCCCGAACTCCTGCCATTAGTGATCAAAAGTGGGAAGAGGTGCGATCCACTATTAGTGCACGTGGCTGGTGGGATTGTTCCTTTTTAAGCTCTCCAACAATGGGGGGACGCAGTGACGTCACCCCATTGTGCTTAATGTGA
- a CDS encoding MarR family winged helix-turn-helix transcriptional regulator, with the protein MSDPQEPQQWQAISQNLFDVDSSDPNSELVDRSSLSTEEVAQIGRVMKSLADLRNAERAVAEASEKYMKLNTQDMRALHYLIVAKHQNEVVTPGMLGHYLNLSPASITKLLNRLEKGGHIVREVHPFDRRAFAIEVTPSTRTSAMQTVGKQHAKRFQSAARLTPEEREVVIRFFEDMTQELLLEGVDWFESSSH; encoded by the coding sequence ATGTCCGATCCGCAAGAACCCCAACAATGGCAGGCGATTTCACAAAACCTCTTCGATGTAGATTCCAGCGACCCAAATAGTGAACTTGTGGATCGTTCTTCCTTAAGCACCGAAGAAGTCGCCCAGATTGGGCGAGTCATGAAGTCCCTTGCCGACTTAAGAAACGCCGAACGCGCCGTGGCTGAAGCTTCCGAGAAATATATGAAGCTCAATACCCAAGACATGCGCGCCTTGCATTATCTTATTGTCGCCAAACACCAGAATGAAGTAGTTACTCCTGGCATGCTTGGCCACTACCTCAACCTGTCACCAGCATCTATTACCAAGTTACTCAATCGCCTGGAAAAAGGAGGGCACATCGTTCGTGAAGTGCACCCCTTTGACCGTCGCGCCTTTGCCATTGAGGTAACCCCTTCCACGCGAACCTCTGCCATGCAGACGGTTGGCAAGCAGCATGCAAAACGCTTCCAATCTGCCGCACGCCTCACGCCAGAAGAGCGCGAAGTTGTTATTAGGTTCTTTGAAGATATGACCCAAGAACTATTACTTGAGGGCGTGGATTGGTTCGAGTCTTCCTCACATTAA
- a CDS encoding MMPL family transporter, whose protein sequence is MKTPLQSVFPGILRKLLPLVLILVWLLGAGIGGPYFGKISEVSTNDQTLYLPESADASKVQQQVGAFRDSEDIPAVVVFAAQEALNGEQLAQLKQAVAQLESIPGVAAGMSPLIPSEDTKAAEVFVPISSSAVVGDTVAEISQFLAESTPAGVESYVTGPAGFAADIGAAFAGIDGLLLIVALAAVFIILIFVYRSLLLPIMVLLTSLFALSTAILAVWWLAKWGVVLISGQTQGILLILVIGAATDYSLLYVARFREQLRGHQDKWVASKNSIKGAVEPIVASGSTVIAGLLCLLLSDLKSNSTLGPVAAIGIVFAMLAALTLLPALLLIFGRAAFWPKRPHFEPAVVLKEEGLPPRGLWAQVAKAVRLHPRTVWAGSLVILLLGAAALPQLKADGVAQSELVIGASQAREGQRVLGEHFPGGSGSPVYVLAPEAELPAVISVLEAKGYFPQLTVSSQGVPGGAASISAIKSGVAPTVVEGKVLVQATLGAAQDSAQAQDMVREVRADLNNAELNARVGGVTATAIDTNDASIHDRNLIIPVVLAVILLILMLLLRSVVAPVLLVLTTVLSFAAALGVSALVFNGIFKFPGADPTVPLYGFVFLVALGIDYNIFLATRIREESLRHGTHAGILRGLSVTGGVITSAGLVLAATFAALSVIPILFLVQLSFIVAFGVLLDTFLVRAFLVPALFYDLGSKIWWPVKLAKKL, encoded by the coding sequence ATGAAAACCCCTCTTCAGAGCGTATTTCCCGGCATCTTGCGTAAGCTCTTGCCCTTGGTGTTAATTCTTGTCTGGCTGCTGGGTGCCGGAATTGGCGGACCATATTTTGGAAAAATTAGTGAGGTCTCTACCAATGATCAAACTCTCTACCTACCAGAATCTGCCGATGCCAGTAAAGTGCAGCAGCAGGTGGGAGCTTTTAGGGATTCTGAAGACATCCCTGCAGTTGTAGTTTTTGCAGCTCAAGAAGCTTTAAATGGGGAGCAACTGGCACAACTTAAACAAGCGGTAGCTCAGTTGGAAAGTATCCCCGGAGTTGCTGCAGGAATGTCGCCTCTGATCCCTTCGGAAGATACCAAGGCAGCAGAAGTTTTTGTGCCCATTTCCAGTTCGGCGGTGGTCGGAGACACAGTTGCAGAGATCTCACAGTTCCTGGCAGAATCTACCCCGGCTGGAGTGGAAAGTTATGTCACTGGACCTGCTGGTTTTGCCGCTGATATTGGTGCAGCCTTTGCAGGCATTGATGGGCTCTTGTTAATTGTAGCCCTGGCAGCGGTGTTTATTATTTTGATCTTTGTTTATCGATCCCTGCTTTTGCCGATTATGGTGCTCTTAACCAGCCTTTTTGCTCTAAGTACGGCAATTTTGGCGGTATGGTGGCTAGCTAAGTGGGGAGTTGTTTTAATTAGTGGCCAAACCCAGGGTATTTTGTTAATCCTGGTGATTGGTGCTGCCACTGATTATTCCTTGCTTTATGTGGCACGTTTTCGCGAACAGCTAAGGGGGCATCAAGATAAATGGGTGGCCAGCAAGAATTCCATCAAGGGTGCGGTGGAACCAATCGTGGCATCCGGAAGCACAGTTATAGCTGGTCTTTTGTGTCTGCTGCTTAGTGATTTGAAATCAAATAGCACTCTCGGCCCGGTGGCAGCCATCGGCATTGTTTTTGCCATGTTGGCAGCTTTGACGCTGCTCCCAGCGCTACTCCTCATCTTTGGCCGCGCAGCTTTTTGGCCCAAACGTCCACACTTTGAGCCAGCAGTGGTGCTTAAAGAAGAAGGTCTGCCACCTCGCGGGCTGTGGGCGCAGGTGGCCAAGGCGGTGCGCCTTCATCCACGTACCGTATGGGCTGGTTCTTTGGTGATTTTGCTGCTCGGTGCTGCAGCCTTGCCACAGCTCAAGGCTGATGGGGTGGCACAATCTGAGTTGGTTATTGGAGCCTCGCAGGCTCGTGAAGGCCAACGGGTATTGGGCGAGCATTTCCCGGGCGGTTCTGGAAGTCCGGTATATGTACTGGCTCCGGAAGCAGAACTACCAGCAGTTATATCTGTCCTGGAGGCCAAGGGGTACTTTCCGCAGCTCACGGTGAGTTCTCAGGGTGTGCCGGGCGGGGCGGCGTCGATAAGCGCAATTAAAAGTGGAGTGGCACCCACCGTGGTGGAGGGGAAGGTATTGGTTCAAGCCACGCTTGGGGCGGCGCAGGATTCGGCACAGGCGCAAGATATGGTGCGTGAAGTGCGCGCTGATCTTAACAATGCAGAATTAAATGCCCGGGTGGGAGGGGTTACTGCGACGGCAATCGACACTAATGATGCCTCGATTCATGATCGAAACCTGATCATTCCAGTGGTGCTCGCAGTGATTTTGCTGATCCTGATGCTTTTGCTGCGGTCTGTGGTGGCACCGGTGCTGCTGGTGCTGACCACAGTGTTGTCCTTTGCGGCGGCCTTGGGAGTATCGGCGCTGGTCTTTAATGGAATTTTTAAGTTCCCGGGTGCAGATCCGACGGTTCCGCTTTATGGTTTTGTCTTCTTGGTTGCATTGGGTATTGATTATAATATTTTCCTGGCCACTCGCATCCGCGAAGAATCGCTGCGACATGGCACTCACGCCGGTATTTTGCGAGGTCTCAGCGTTACCGGCGGCGTTATTACCTCCGCCGGCCTGGTCCTGGCAGCTACCTTTGCGGCACTTTCGGTAATCCCTATCCTGTTCCTGGTGCAGCTTTCTTTTATCGTGGCATTTGGTGTGCTGCTTGACACGTTCTTGGTCCGTGCCTTTCTGGTGCCAGCCCTCTTTTATGATCTCGGGTCCAAAATCTGGTGGCCCGTCAAGCTTGCTAAAAAGCTTTAA
- a CDS encoding glycosyltransferase family 2 protein: MPSTAHKYSRTLSVVIPCFNDAELLKSCLHSLTKQTVPADEIVVVNNGSTDHSAAVAQSFEAFKVRLVNEPRNGITWANAAGFNAATSDVILRIDADVTVDPTFIQRVHEIWEQADLSHQAGERIVVGISGSGRFAVPGVKGELISQLYLGLYRSLVGSALGHYPLFGSNSSIRKQWWDEVHHTLDLSDTFVHEDMQLSFAVRPHETIWLQKDLVLTMDDRALRGSIQLLNRLRRGFHTIIVAWKIQLPHQRLGQRGLLGSRLAQVVREEGVDKHAFKAF, encoded by the coding sequence ATGCCAAGTACAGCGCATAAATACTCCCGCACCCTCAGTGTGGTTATTCCCTGTTTTAATGATGCAGAGCTGCTGAAATCCTGTCTCCACTCCCTCACGAAGCAGACTGTGCCAGCTGATGAAATAGTGGTGGTCAACAATGGCAGCACTGATCATTCCGCAGCAGTTGCACAGTCTTTTGAGGCATTTAAAGTACGCCTGGTTAATGAACCACGCAACGGAATTACCTGGGCTAATGCAGCAGGATTTAATGCTGCTACCTCAGATGTCATCCTGCGTATCGATGCTGATGTAACTGTGGATCCCACTTTCATCCAGCGGGTTCATGAAATCTGGGAGCAAGCGGATTTGTCCCATCAGGCCGGAGAACGCATTGTAGTCGGCATTAGTGGCAGTGGTCGTTTTGCCGTTCCTGGAGTTAAAGGCGAGTTAATTTCCCAGCTCTATCTGGGACTTTATCGTTCTTTGGTGGGCAGCGCCCTGGGTCACTACCCACTCTTTGGATCCAATAGTTCCATCCGCAAACAATGGTGGGATGAGGTTCACCATACTCTTGATCTCAGTGACACTTTTGTTCACGAGGATATGCAACTCTCTTTTGCGGTGCGCCCGCATGAAACAATCTGGCTGCAAAAGGATTTAGTGCTCACCATGGATGACCGCGCACTTCGTGGCAGTATCCAATTGCTTAACCGATTGCGTCGCGGATTCCATACCATTATTGTGGCGTGGAAAATCCAACTTCCGCATCAACGTTTAGGCCAGCGCGGGCTGCTTGGCAGCCGTCTAGCACAGGTGGTGCGGGAGGAAGGCGTCGACAAGCACGCTTTTAAAGCTTTTTAG
- a CDS encoding cryptochrome/photolyase family protein: MSGVKVALTIMWFRDDLRIADNPALKWAQERGEVVAVFIEEQHQTLRPLGAAARWWQENSLHHLEHQLSAIDLKFCRLAGDPQQLIVELVHQTGADAVTWNRRYHQPLCALDAALKASLIQQGLEVHSHAGYLLNEPWDIKTGQGTAYKVFSPFAKKSFALAENAAQTMVRDREMPDLEPGFVLGDAAIGVVPDWQQRLAQHCAPGEISARQKLDKFLDFLSSGGDYSTDRDDMAHDGTSGLSPHLRFGELSIHRLWFEVSSRAERGEIAPESAQAFLNELLWRDFSWHRLYAHPMMHWNNIRSSFDRFPWEWDQAESLRLAKSQRDPRRAYSDSAFQETFAAWRAGQTGIPLVDAGMRELWESGTMHNRARMVVASFLTKNLLIHWRHGEQWFWDTLVDADLAANAFNWQWAAGCGDDASPYFRIFNPETQAKKFDPQRRYIRRWIKDFDTPSYPPAIVDLATSRQEALEAYQSIK; this comes from the coding sequence ATGAGTGGGGTTAAAGTGGCTTTAACAATAATGTGGTTCAGGGATGATCTTCGGATTGCCGATAATCCTGCCCTCAAGTGGGCCCAAGAACGAGGTGAGGTAGTTGCCGTATTCATTGAGGAACAGCATCAAACTCTCCGCCCGCTCGGGGCAGCAGCGCGCTGGTGGCAAGAAAACAGCTTGCACCACTTGGAGCATCAGCTTTCAGCAATAGACCTTAAATTTTGCCGTTTAGCCGGTGATCCGCAACAACTGATAGTGGAGCTTGTACACCAAACAGGTGCCGATGCCGTCACCTGGAACCGGCGTTATCACCAGCCTTTATGTGCCCTTGATGCAGCTCTTAAAGCTTCCCTCATACAACAGGGGCTTGAGGTACATAGTCATGCCGGTTACCTGCTTAATGAGCCATGGGACATCAAAACTGGGCAAGGAACTGCCTATAAAGTATTCAGTCCTTTTGCTAAGAAATCCTTTGCCCTTGCTGAAAATGCAGCGCAGACTATGGTGCGAGATCGGGAAATGCCAGATCTGGAGCCGGGTTTTGTTTTAGGAGACGCTGCGATCGGAGTTGTTCCTGACTGGCAACAGCGCTTGGCACAGCATTGTGCACCTGGTGAAATCAGCGCGCGCCAGAAATTAGATAAGTTTCTGGATTTCCTTAGCTCCGGCGGTGATTACAGCACCGATCGCGATGACATGGCCCATGACGGCACCAGTGGTTTATCACCTCATCTTAGATTTGGTGAATTAAGTATTCACCGGCTGTGGTTTGAAGTATCTTCCCGAGCTGAAAGAGGGGAAATCGCCCCAGAATCTGCGCAGGCTTTTCTCAATGAGCTTTTGTGGCGAGATTTTTCCTGGCACCGGCTTTATGCGCATCCCATGATGCACTGGAACAATATCCGCAGCTCCTTTGATCGTTTCCCGTGGGAATGGGATCAAGCAGAAAGCCTACGTTTAGCTAAGAGTCAGCGTGACCCTCGCCGAGCTTATAGTGACAGTGCATTTCAAGAAACCTTTGCTGCCTGGCGCGCCGGGCAGACGGGAATTCCCTTAGTTGATGCGGGTATGCGGGAGCTGTGGGAATCCGGAACTATGCACAATCGAGCTCGGATGGTGGTGGCCAGTTTCCTCACCAAAAATCTGCTTATCCACTGGCGGCATGGCGAACAATGGTTCTGGGATACCTTAGTTGATGCGGATCTTGCAGCGAATGCCTTTAACTGGCAATGGGCCGCCGGATGTGGAGATGATGCCTCTCCATATTTCCGAATCTTTAATCCAGAGACCCAAGCCAAAAAATTTGATCCCCAGCGTCGCTATATTCGACGCTGGATTAAAGACTTTGATACTCCGAGCTACCCGCCAGCAATTGTTGATCTGGCTACTTCGAGACAAGAAGCACTGGAGGCCTATCAAAGCATTAAATGA